A genomic window from Hyla sarda isolate aHylSar1 chromosome 10, aHylSar1.hap1, whole genome shotgun sequence includes:
- the FBXO2 gene encoding F-box only protein 2 isoform X2 has product MARNLIKNPCGEEEFKYWEIVEDGGDGWKVEKLPGDCGVAFPAGGIFKYFTTSSKCCSKTQVIDLLKEGYLKRLLDTSPKIVVSDWYAGRTDAGCTYQLKVQLLSESRQVISEYSSENIAIPKTNNGAWAQIRHAFSGYGSGVRFIQFTHCGQDSVSWKGWYGVRVTNSSVIIEK; this is encoded by the exons ATGGCAAGAAATCTGATCAAGAACCCCTGCGGAGAAG AGGAATTCAAATACTGGGAAATAGTGGAAGACGGGGGAGACGGGTGGAAAGTGGAGAAGCTGCCGGGAGACTGCGGAGTCGCTTTTCCAGCTGGCGGAATCTTCAAATACTTCACTACATCCTCTAA ATGCTGCAGTAAAACCCAAGTGATCGACCTCCTTAAGGAAGGGTACTTGAAAAGGCTGCTGGACACCTCACCCAAAATTGTGGTCAGCGACTG GTATGCAGGGCGGACTGACGCCGGATGCACCTATCAGCTGAAAGTGCAGCTGTTGTCCGAAAGTCGTCAGGTCATCAGTGAATACAGCAGCGAGAACATCGCTATCCCCAAGACCAATAATGGCGCCTGGGCCCAG ATCCGTCATGCCTTTTCAGGATACGGCTCCGGAGTGCGATTCATCCAGTTCACCCACTGCGGACAAGACTCTGTTAGCTGGAAGGGCTGGTATGGTGTCCGGGTGACCAACAGCAGTGTGATCATCGAAAAATAG